AGGCCGGCGGACTCGGTGTGCTCGGCTGCGTGCGGTTCAACGACGCCGATGACCTCGAGCGCGTGCTGTGCTGGATGGACGAGAACACCGACGGCAAACCGTACGGCGTCGACGTCGTGATGCCCGCGAAGGTGCCGCAGGAGGGCACCGTCAGCGACATCGACAAGCTGATCCCGCAGGGGCACCGCGACTTCGTCGCCAAAACCCTTGCCGATCTGGGTGTTCCGCCGCTGCCCGAGGATGAGGAGCGCAACACCGGCGTCCTCGGCTGGCTGCACTCGGTGGCCCGCTCGCACGTCGAGGTGGCGCTGAAGCATCCGATCAAGTTGATCGCCAACGCGCTCGGCTCACCGCCGAAGGACGTCATCGACCAGGTGCACGCTGCGGGTGTTCCGGTGGCGGCCCTGGCGGGCAGCGCGAAGCATGCGCAACGCCACGTCGACAACGGCGTGGACATCGTCGTAGCGCAGGGCCACGAGGCGGGTGGCCACACCGGAGAGATCGGCTCCATGGTGCTGTGGCCGGAAATCGTTGATGCACTTGATGGTAAGGCACCGGTACTGGCTGCCGGCGGTATCGGCACCGGGCGTCAGATGGCCGCCGCGCTCGCACTCGGGGCACAGGGCGTGTGGATGGGTTCCGCGTTTCTGACGTCGGCCGAATACGACCTCGGCCACCGTAAGCCGTCCGGTATCTCGACGATCCAGGAGGCGCTGCTGCGCGCCAACTCAAGCGATACGG
The nucleotide sequence above comes from Mycolicibacterium moriokaense. Encoded proteins:
- a CDS encoding NAD(P)H-dependent flavin oxidoreductase, coding for MRTDLCDRFGIDYPIFVFTPSEKVAAAVSKAGGLGVLGCVRFNDADDLERVLCWMDENTDGKPYGVDVVMPAKVPQEGTVSDIDKLIPQGHRDFVAKTLADLGVPPLPEDEERNTGVLGWLHSVARSHVEVALKHPIKLIANALGSPPKDVIDQVHAAGVPVAALAGSAKHAQRHVDNGVDIVVAQGHEAGGHTGEIGSMVLWPEIVDALDGKAPVLAAGGIGTGRQMAAALALGAQGVWMGSAFLTSAEYDLGHRKPSGISTIQEALLRANSSDTVRRRIYTGKPARLLKSRWTDAWDAPDAPEPLPMPLQNILVSEAHQRMNESDNPDTVAMPVGQIVGRMNEIRPAADIIAELVAGFEEATRRLDDIRDS